The DNA window ACTGGGGCGTCTCCAGGCGGCGAGGCTTGCTGCCGGTCTTGTCGACGATGAGGTAGCGGTCGTACATCGTCTGGATGCCGAGGTAGTCGAAATCCAGGTCAGCGGTGGGGTCGAGGGCCTCGGCGAGCTTGTCGAGGTCGTAGGTGTCGAGGAGCTCCGGGTGGAGGCGCTTGATGGCGACGCCGTGCTTCAGGTAGCTCTTGAAGGCGGTCTGGTGGGCGGAGCGGAGTTTTTCGATGCCGTCCTTCTGGATGCTCCAGTCGAGGACTTCCTCGTAGATGTAGGAGAGGAGGATGCGGCCGGCGAATTTCGCGAAGTCGGCGTCCTTTTCGATGAGGGCCTTGGCATTGAGGATGATGGTGGCCTTGAGGTCCTTTTCGGAGATCTCGGAGCCGACGGAGCGGCGGAGCTCGCGCTCGATCTCGGCCTCGGGGAGGCAGAGGTCCAGGCCGATGGAGGCGTAGGCGATGCGCTTCTTCAGCTCGGTGCCGTCCCAGAAGGCGGCGCGGCCATCGTCGGTGGTGACGGTGACCATGAACTCCTGGTTCGGGTCATCGGCGCTTTCTTCCTGCTCGATGCGGAGGCGTGCGCGCTGGGCGCGATAGAGGATGTAGTGCTCGGCGGCCTTGAAGCGGCCCTGGCGCATGAGTTCTTCCTGGACCATGTCCTGCACGTCCTCGATGTGGACGAAGGATTGGTCGCCGCGGCGGATGCGGTCGGTGACGGCCTTGGCGATGTCGACGGCGGCCTCGGGGTTTTCCTTGATGGTGAGGAAGGCCTTGCGGACGGCGATCTCGATCTTCGTCTCGGACCATGGGACCACATTGCCGCTGCGGCGGATGAGGCGCACGGGCAGGGCGTGGGGGCTGGAGTGGACGTCCACGGTGCCGGTCTTTTCCATGGAGCGGCGGAAGGCGAGGGACTTCGCGACGTCGTAGGCCTCGTTTTCGAGGAGGGCCTTTTCGATGAGGAGGTAGAGGTCTGCCTCGGACAGGCGGAGGCGGCCGCCGTCGTCGAGGGACTTCATGAGGGAATTCGCGACCGAGTGGGCGACGTCCGCGACGAACTTGCGGTTCACGTCGGAGAAGATGGACTTCTCGTCGGCCTGGCGGGAGATGAGGAGGTCGGCGAGGGATTCACCGATGGCGTCGGCCACGTCTTCCAGCGAGAAGTGGGTGTCCTCTTCGCCGCGGGTCACGATGATGTCGGTGATCGGCTTGCGGCGTTCCTGTGGCAGCACCTCGCGCCAGGAGAAGGCACGGTCGGTGGCCGGGATGGTGAAGCGGTCGGTGATGACTTGCTTCAGGAGAAGGTCTTCGTCGGGATTAACGGCGCGGTACATGGCGAGCTAAAGGGTGCGGGAGCGTGTTAAGAGAAGGGAAGCGGGAGGGTTTTGCGGGAGCGGGAAGGTCTTGTGCCGGGTGATCGGTGATCGGTGATCGGTGGAAGAAGTGAGAGGGCGGAGCGCGAGGGTCAGGAGTTGCCGGAGGTGTTCTTCAGGCGGCGCAGCAGGGAATTGATGAGGGCCTGGAGCATCTTGGAGATGGTCCGTGTCTCGGAGATCATTTCGCGGGAGCCTTCCAGTGGGGTGGCCCCGAGGCGTTGGCGGATGCGCTCGGCGACATACAGCTGAGTGCGGAGTTCACCGCAGGAGCCCTTGCTGATGCGCAGGAAGCGGATGAAGTCGGCGGTACTGTCACGCTCCGCGCCCTCGGCGATGTTTGACGGGATGGAAAGGGAAGAGCGCTCCATCTGGCTGCGAAGGGCGAATTCCTTCGATTGCGCGAGTGCGACATGCACGTCCACGGCGAGATTGCAGCCGCGCTTCCACACGTCCAGATCCTCAAAGGTTTCGATCTCACTCATGGTTTCTTCACTCTTTTGTCTTTCCACCGATCACTGATCACCGATCACCCGGCACAAAAGCCCTCACAGCTCGTCGTCGTCGACGGTGGCGAGGGCGGAGGCCTTCTGGTATTCCGTGACGCGGCCTTCGAAGAAGTTGGTCTCCTTCTTGATGTCCATCATCTCGGCGAGCCAGGGGAAGGGGTTGGTGGCGGTCTCGTTGAGCGGGGCGAGGCCGCAGGAGGCGAGGCGGCGGTCGGCGATGTAGTCGATGTATTGCTCGAAGTCGCCGGAGTTCAGGCCGAGGCCGGCGACGGGGAGGCAGTCGCGGATGAACTGCTTCTCGAGGGTGATGCCTTCCTTCATGGTGGCGCGGAGGTCCTCGCGGAAGTCCTCGGTCCAGATGTCGGGGTTCTCATCGACGAGGTCCATGAGCAGGTTGCGGAAGACCTCGATGTGATTGCTCTCGTCGCGCAGGGTGTAGCGGAACATGGAGCCGATGCCCGGGAACTTGTTCTGACGGTAGAGGCTGAGGATCATGCCGAAGAGGCCGTAGAACTGGGTGCCTTCCATGACCTGGCCGAACATGAAGATGTTCTTCGCGAGCGCCTGCTTGTTTGCGGTGACGGTAAGGTCGATATCGCGGCGGAGGGCGCGGCTGTTCGAGACGACGAAGTGGTTCTTCGCGGTGATGGAGGGCACGTCCTCGAACATGGCCTCGCACTCGTGGGGATTCAGCCCCAGCGAGGAGAGCATGTACACCAGCGAGTCCGCGTGGATGTTTTCCTC is part of the Luteolibacter flavescens genome and encodes:
- a CDS encoding four helix bundle protein is translated as MSEIETFEDLDVWKRGCNLAVDVHVALAQSKEFALRSQMERSSLSIPSNIAEGAERDSTADFIRFLRISKGSCGELRTQLYVAERIRQRLGATPLEGSREMISETRTISKMLQALINSLLRRLKNTSGNS
- a CDS encoding ribonucleotide-diphosphate reductase subunit beta codes for the protein MSATTTITLGNRTFVLDREKAEQAFAAKKVINGRDTMFFNILPLKYQWAYDLYKTMKNNHWEPEDITMQKDVEQWRSDEITDVERWIIKMGIGYFSAAEGIVGDNVLHVVREVVTAPELKLVLGRHAHEENIHADSLVYMLSSLGLNPHECEAMFEDVPSITAKNHFVVSNSRALRRDIDLTVTANKQALAKNIFMFGQVMEGTQFYGLFGMILSLYRQNKFPGIGSMFRYTLRDESNHIEVFRNLLMDLVDENPDIWTEDFREDLRATMKEGITLEKQFIRDCLPVAGLGLNSGDFEQYIDYIADRRLASCGLAPLNETATNPFPWLAEMMDIKKETNFFEGRVTEYQKASALATVDDDEL